In Arcobacter sp. CECT 8983, a single window of DNA contains:
- a CDS encoding HAD family hydrolase, producing MEKIILFDLDGTLIDSTEAITSTFHHSFKELNYNFQGTDEDIKSLIGHPLDIMYQELGIDKEVVWDFVDSYKDRYRQISRQQTELLEFAKEAVELANTFARLSVVTTKTGLYSQELLEHMDIMKYFEHITGREHVEHPKPHPEPIHRTLDLMQIKQTCDIWMVGDTELDLIAAQSAGVNCVGVTCGYGKEDSLKEHTPFIVKNPLEAVKLIRDM from the coding sequence GTGGAAAAAATTATCCTTTTTGATTTAGATGGAACTTTAATAGACTCAACAGAAGCTATAACATCTACATTTCATCACTCATTTAAAGAACTAAATTATAATTTTCAAGGAACTGATGAAGATATAAAATCTTTAATCGGACATCCTTTAGATATTATGTATCAAGAATTAGGTATTGACAAAGAAGTTGTATGGGATTTTGTTGATTCTTATAAAGACAGATATAGACAAATATCAAGACAACAAACAGAATTACTAGAGTTTGCAAAAGAGGCAGTTGAACTAGCAAATACTTTTGCAAGACTTTCTGTGGTTACTACTAAAACAGGACTTTATAGCCAAGAATTACTTGAACACATGGATATCATGAAGTACTTTGAACATATCACAGGAAGAGAGCATGTGGAACATCCAAAACCACATCCAGAACCAATCCATAGAACTTTAGATTTAATGCAAATCAAACAGACTTGTGATATTTGGATGGTAGGAGATACAGAACTTGACTTAATAGCTGCACAAAGTGCTGGTGTTAACTGTGTTGGTGTAACTTGTGGTTATGGAAAAGAAGACTCTTTAAAAGAGCACACACCTTTTATAGTGAAAAATCCTCTTGAAGCAGTAAAACTAATAAGAGATATGTAA
- a CDS encoding peptide-binding protein, whose protein sequence is MKNLISILLIQILFSLYIFASTLNLSMTSSPSRLNPILSNDTASSQVSGWLFNGLFKYDKDGNIVNDIASSYKFESNTKLLINLRKDVLWHDGVKVTAHDVVFTYEKVIDPKVFNSIVSNFKEVESVKAIDDYTLEVIYKKPYFKALHIWLIGLLPKHILKNEKNLMTSSFNKNPIGNGSYKLDSFKNSSDIILKANEDYFEGKPKIDNIHFKFLPSPDTVFLMLKENKLDVGGLTPLQIDRQIDSKFKKDFKIVETQSFLYDYLGFNLRNKKFQDKRVRQALSLAIDRQEMVDILFFGHGKVCNGPFLPGSFAFNDEVKQIKQNQKKAKELLKQAGYDETNPFSFEIVTNTGNEIRLNAALIMQYQLAKIGVKAKIKVMEWQAFLNTVVHPRKFETILLGWSLALMPDAYPLWHSDSDKLGRFNLVGYKNSTVDKLIEKGSLTIDQKKLSLIYKKLFKIISDDLPYLFLYIPNSITVVNSKIKNVEPSFIGVMHNQKDWIKP, encoded by the coding sequence ATGAAAAACCTTATATCTATTTTATTAATACAAATTCTATTTTCACTATATATTTTTGCAAGTACACTTAACCTTTCAATGACTTCAAGTCCAAGTCGTTTAAATCCTATTTTATCAAATGATACTGCTAGCTCTCAAGTATCAGGATGGCTATTTAATGGACTATTTAAGTATGACAAAGATGGAAATATAGTTAATGATATTGCTTCTTCATATAAATTTGAAAGTAATACTAAACTTCTAATAAACTTACGAAAAGATGTACTTTGGCATGATGGAGTTAAAGTAACTGCTCATGATGTTGTTTTTACCTATGAAAAGGTTATTGATCCAAAGGTTTTTAACTCTATTGTTTCAAACTTCAAAGAAGTAGAAAGTGTAAAAGCAATTGATGATTATACACTTGAAGTAATCTACAAAAAACCTTATTTTAAAGCCTTACATATTTGGCTAATAGGTTTACTTCCTAAACATATTTTAAAAAATGAAAAAAATCTAATGACAAGCTCTTTTAATAAAAATCCTATAGGAAATGGTTCTTATAAACTTGATTCATTTAAAAACTCTTCGGATATTATTTTAAAGGCAAATGAAGACTATTTTGAAGGTAAACCTAAAATTGATAATATTCATTTCAAGTTTCTTCCAAGTCCTGATACTGTTTTTCTAATGCTTAAAGAAAACAAACTAGATGTAGGAGGATTAACTCCACTTCAAATAGATAGACAAATTGATAGTAAGTTTAAAAAAGATTTTAAAATAGTTGAAACTCAAAGTTTTTTATATGACTATTTAGGTTTTAATCTTAGAAATAAAAAATTCCAAGATAAAAGAGTTAGACAGGCTTTATCTTTAGCTATAGACAGGCAAGAAATGGTTGATATTCTTTTCTTTGGACATGGAAAAGTTTGTAATGGTCCTTTTTTACCTGGAAGTTTTGCTTTTAATGATGAAGTTAAACAAATAAAACAAAATCAAAAAAAAGCAAAAGAACTTTTAAAACAAGCAGGTTATGATGAAACTAATCCTTTTAGTTTTGAAATAGTTACAAATACAGGAAATGAGATAAGGCTTAATGCAGCACTTATTATGCAATATCAACTTGCAAAAATTGGAGTAAAAGCCAAAATCAAAGTAATGGAATGGCAAGCTTTTTTAAATACAGTTGTTCATCCAAGAAAATTTGAAACTATACTTTTAGGTTGGAGTTTAGCTCTTATGCCAGATGCTTATCCTCTATGGCACAGTGATTCAGATAAACTTGGAAGATTTAATCTTGTTGGATATAAAAATTCTACAGTTGATAAACTTATCGAAAAAGGGTCCCTAACAATTGACCAAAAAAAATTAAGTTTGATATATAAAAAACTTTTCAAAATTATAAGTGATGATTTACCTTATTTATTTTTATATATTCCAAATTCAATTACTGTTGTAAACTCTAAAATAAAAAATGTAGAACCTTCTTTTATAGGGGTTATGCATAATCAAAAAGACTGGATTAAACCATAA
- a CDS encoding AEC family transporter: MTVFLTLLSKILPLYISIILGFLSTALLSANKETIAKILLFILAPLIVFNATLNVKLDLTVAFLPLYFFIFSSILAFLLLFIFKRVWSDNTANLLAFSTATGNTGNIGIPLAILFLEPNLVDIFIFTVLASILYQNSVGYYITAKGNFTVKESIKKVLRLPVLYAFLLGLVLNLSGFSMPELLFDYSNYLKGAYAILGMMLLGMGMEKIKVGQTLDIKFVSYAMFIKFVIWPASVLLFIFLDKNYFMYLNDGLYMVMFLFSIVPLAGNTVTVATLLDVKPEKMSFTVFVSTVISLFYIPFVIYLYMS, from the coding sequence ATGACTGTATTTCTTACACTTTTAAGTAAAATCCTTCCTTTATACATAAGTATTATTTTAGGGTTTTTAAGTACCGCTTTACTTAGTGCAAATAAAGAAACAATTGCAAAGATTTTACTTTTTATTTTAGCTCCACTTATTGTTTTTAATGCCACATTAAATGTAAAGCTTGATTTAACTGTAGCCTTTCTTCCTTTGTACTTTTTTATATTTAGTTCTATTTTGGCTTTCTTATTATTGTTTATTTTTAAAAGAGTTTGGAGTGATAATACAGCAAATTTATTAGCCTTTAGTACTGCGACTGGAAATACAGGGAACATAGGAATTCCTTTAGCAATTTTATTTTTAGAGCCAAACTTAGTTGATATTTTTATTTTTACTGTTTTAGCTTCAATTCTTTATCAAAATTCAGTAGGATATTATATAACGGCAAAGGGTAATTTTACAGTTAAAGAGAGTATAAAAAAGGTACTAAGACTTCCTGTTTTATATGCTTTTCTTTTAGGATTAGTATTAAATCTTAGCGGTTTTTCTATGCCTGAGCTATTATTTGATTATTCAAACTATCTAAAAGGAGCTTATGCTATTTTAGGCATGATGCTTTTAGGTATGGGAATGGAAAAAATTAAAGTAGGGCAAACCTTAGATATAAAATTTGTTTCTTATGCAATGTTTATTAAATTTGTAATTTGGCCAGCTTCTGTATTGTTATTTATATTTTTAGATAAAAACTATTTTATGTACTTAAATGATGGTCTTTATATGGTAATGTTTTTATTTTCAATTGTTCCACTTGCTGGAAATACAGTTACAGTTGCAACCTTATTAGATGTTAAGCCTGAAAAAATGTCTTTTACAGTTTTTGTTTCTACTGTTATATCTTTATTTTATATTCCATTTGTGATTTATTTGTATATGAGTTAG
- the rpsI gene encoding 30S ribosomal protein S9 has translation MAKVYATGRRKSAVAKVWLENGTGEITINGQTLDAWLGGHEAIKKRVMQPLEVSKQETSVNVVVKTVGGGYSAQADAVRHGISRALVAYDEQFRAILKPFGLLTRDARAVERKKYGRRKARKSTQFSKR, from the coding sequence ATGGCAAAAGTATACGCAACTGGAAGAAGAAAATCTGCTGTAGCTAAAGTATGGTTAGAAAACGGTACTGGTGAAATTACAATTAATGGTCAAACTTTAGACGCATGGTTAGGTGGACACGAAGCTATTAAAAAAAGAGTTATGCAGCCACTAGAAGTATCTAAACAAGAAACTTCTGTAAATGTTGTTGTAAAAACTGTTGGTGGTGGTTATTCTGCACAAGCTGACGCTGTAAGACATGGTATTTCTAGAGCTTTAGTTGCTTATGATGAGCAATTCAGAGCTATCTTAAAACCTTTCGGATTATTAACAAGAGACGCAAGAGCTGTTGAAAGAAAGAAATACGGAAGAAGAAAAGCAAGAAAATCTACACAATTCTCAAAAAGATAA
- the rplM gene encoding 50S ribosomal protein L13: MKFTQMAKANEIERDWIVVDATDKVFGRIITEVATLLRGKHKPSYTPNVDCGDNVIIINASKAKFTGAKLEDKNYYTHSGYFGSTKTHKMSDMLENNPEKLYKLATRGMLPKTKLGKTMLKKLKVYAGSEHPHTAQIKG, encoded by the coding sequence ATGAAATTTACTCAAATGGCAAAAGCTAACGAAATCGAAAGAGATTGGATAGTAGTTGATGCAACGGATAAAGTGTTTGGTAGAATTATTACTGAAGTTGCAACACTATTAAGAGGTAAACATAAACCTAGCTATACTCCAAATGTTGACTGTGGAGACAACGTAATTATCATCAATGCTTCAAAAGCAAAGTTCACTGGAGCTAAATTAGAAGATAAAAACTATTATACTCACTCAGGATACTTTGGAAGTACTAAGACACACAAGATGTCAGATATGTTAGAAAATAACCCTGAAAAACTATATAAATTAGCAACAAGAGGTATGCTTCCAAAAACAAAACTTGGAAAAACAATGCTAAAAAAATTAAAAGTATACGCAGGTTCAGAGCACCCTCACACTGCGCAAATTAAAGGATAA
- a CDS encoding ATP-binding protein, translating to MLKLHQLFFRTFSLIFLLVLIIISATTYYWSKNIYLDQIEKNLSQNIDSLSLNLTSFKNLDYIIKTFKAKTGLRITIIDEEGKVIADSDRDIKTMENHSTRYEIIHAKYEGYGKKIRFSHTLNEELLYVAKKIVIDDEIYYLRLADYTTKIIENFTKLSFQIIAFISMFIIVAFIATYLISIKIRNETNAILGYLIELSNKKPTSGIYSDFSEEFYKITRLLNKVASKLAKREKQKSKQTAKLKLANKQKDEIISAISHEFKNPIAVITGYSETILSDKDLPEAMKEKFLKKIHSNGIKMSHIIDKLRLTLKLEEGKQQILTTKSSILQICEQVVSDLNDKYPNREITIEAKKDYEFNIDETLFRMALENLVENALKYSEDEVIVSFDEKQISVKDRGIGISETDLKSIRHKFYRVSQNGWNNSLGLGLFIVSSIVSLHNFSLEIKSELTKGSEFIIKY from the coding sequence TTGTTAAAACTTCATCAGTTATTTTTTAGAACTTTTTCTTTAATCTTTTTACTTGTATTAATTATTATAAGTGCCACAACATACTATTGGTCAAAAAATATATATTTAGATCAAATTGAAAAAAATTTATCTCAAAATATAGATTCTCTTTCATTAAATCTAACTTCCTTTAAAAATCTTGACTACATAATTAAAACCTTTAAAGCTAAAACTGGACTTAGAATTACTATTATCGATGAAGAAGGTAAGGTTATAGCAGATAGTGATAGAGATATTAAGACTATGGAAAATCATTCAACTAGATATGAAATCATTCATGCAAAATATGAAGGTTATGGAAAAAAAATTAGATTTTCACATACTTTAAATGAAGAGCTTTTATATGTAGCAAAAAAGATAGTTATTGATGATGAAATATATTATTTAAGACTTGCAGACTACACTACTAAAATCATTGAAAACTTTACTAAACTATCTTTTCAAATAATTGCTTTTATTTCTATGTTTATAATTGTTGCATTCATTGCAACATATTTAATAAGTATTAAAATTAGAAATGAAACAAATGCTATTTTAGGTTATTTAATTGAGCTAAGTAACAAAAAGCCAACTTCAGGTATCTATTCAGATTTTTCAGAAGAGTTTTATAAGATTACAAGACTTTTAAACAAAGTAGCTTCTAAATTAGCAAAAAGAGAAAAACAAAAATCAAAACAAACTGCAAAATTGAAACTTGCAAATAAACAAAAAGATGAAATCATTTCTGCTATTTCCCATGAATTTAAAAATCCTATTGCAGTAATCACAGGATATAGTGAAACTATTCTTTCTGATAAAGATTTACCAGAAGCAATGAAAGAGAAGTTTTTAAAGAAAATTCATTCAAATGGTATAAAGATGTCTCATATTATTGATAAACTAAGACTTACTTTAAAACTTGAAGAAGGTAAACAACAAATACTTACAACTAAATCTTCTATTTTACAAATTTGTGAACAAGTGGTATCTGATTTAAATGATAAATATCCTAATAGAGAAATAACTATTGAAGCAAAAAAAGATTATGAGTTTAATATTGATGAAACCCTATTTAGGATGGCTTTAGAAAACTTAGTTGAAAATGCTTTAAAATATTCAGAAGATGAAGTAATAGTAAGTTTTGATGAAAAGCAAATTAGTGTTAAAGATAGAGGAATTGGTATTAGTGAAACTGACTTAAAAAGCATTAGGCACAAATTCTATAGAGTATCTCAAAATGGTTGGAATAACTCTCTAGGGCTTGGATTATTTATAGTATCTTCAATTGTTTCTTTACACAATTTTTCATTGGAAATAAAGAGTGAACTTACAAAGGGTTCTGAATTTATAATAAAATATTAA
- a CDS encoding response regulator transcription factor: MSDKLILIVEDEEDILELLEYTLQKEGYETIGFLSVNEKLEKVLDEEHIDLILMDRNLPGIDGTEFINKIKEKGYNSPVIYLTAKDKDEDILDGFDSHADDYITKPFKIQELLARVKAVIKRSSKDIDVLKIRDITYKAANKKFFIDGNEIELTHLEHDLLLEFIKNRDILMTREHLLETVWEDSYDKKLKTVNVAIKRLKAKIDPDNKKEYIKSIRGEGYLFC; this comes from the coding sequence ATGAGTGATAAGTTAATACTAATAGTTGAAGACGAAGAGGATATTTTAGAACTTTTGGAATATACACTTCAAAAAGAAGGTTATGAAACAATTGGTTTTTTAAGTGTAAATGAAAAGTTAGAAAAAGTTTTAGATGAAGAACATATTGATTTAATACTTATGGATAGAAACCTTCCAGGGATAGATGGAACAGAATTTATCAATAAAATAAAAGAAAAGGGATACAACTCTCCTGTTATTTATCTAACTGCAAAAGATAAAGATGAAGATATTCTAGATGGCTTTGATTCCCATGCAGATGACTATATAACAAAACCTTTTAAGATACAAGAATTACTTGCAAGAGTTAAAGCTGTTATAAAAAGAAGTTCCAAAGATATTGATGTTTTAAAAATTAGAGATATCACATATAAAGCAGCAAATAAAAAGTTCTTTATTGATGGAAATGAAATTGAACTTACTCATTTAGAGCATGATTTATTATTAGAGTTTATTAAAAATAGAGATATTCTTATGACAAGAGAACATTTACTTGAAACTGTTTGGGAAGACTCTTACGATAAAAAACTAAAAACTGTAAATGTTGCAATTAAAAGATTAAAAGCAAAAATCGACCCTGATAATAAAAAAGAGTACATCAAATCTATAAGAGGAGAAGGTTACTTATTTTGTTAA
- a CDS encoding phosphate-starvation-inducible PsiE family protein: MKAIQKIKSYFNSNYEVSAAIIIFTIVLVAKLEFYKTIILMLEFIVLMEVAKMISDFIKKEKLRLRFVIDIFIIFLIRDVIIYTSHANKDYFTILFLLFVIFVFFIFRILAIKYSPGIVKLQKESIQGKKEEDE; this comes from the coding sequence ATGAAAGCCATTCAAAAAATAAAATCATACTTCAACTCAAATTATGAAGTTTCTGCAGCTATAATTATCTTTACGATAGTTTTAGTTGCAAAACTAGAATTTTATAAAACAATCATCTTAATGCTAGAATTCATAGTTTTAATGGAAGTAGCTAAGATGATTTCAGACTTTATAAAAAAAGAAAAATTAAGACTTAGATTTGTTATTGATATCTTTATTATTTTTCTAATTAGAGATGTTATCATCTATACTTCCCATGCAAATAAAGACTATTTTACTATACTATTTCTACTTTTTGTTATTTTTGTATTCTTTATTTTTAGAATATTAGCTATAAAATACTCTCCAGGAATTGTTAAATTACAAAAAGAATCTATCCAAGGGAAAAAAGAAGAAGATGAGTGA
- a CDS encoding PhoU domain-containing protein has product MLKPYIESINKIKEEIKNIGEEISHANKISLSALKENDSSMLKDVNLSLKKLSTKSNEIDNLIVKTLALYSPEAKDLREMVSYLKITNELMRAAAYSKTFAKNFRKSFSQELNADAILEYAIPLLKTSNLALNTAIEMIGEDDEKIIEEKFNKVLVEDSKTDDLYAMIEKNILKLITKKIELSKDYFEVLSSLRRLEKISGRASSIANLLVFAEVGGDLENV; this is encoded by the coding sequence ATGTTAAAACCATATATTGAAAGCATTAATAAAATAAAAGAAGAGATAAAAAATATTGGAGAAGAAATTTCTCATGCAAATAAAATCTCTTTGTCTGCTTTAAAAGAGAATGACTCATCAATGTTAAAAGATGTAAATCTATCTTTAAAAAAATTATCTACAAAATCAAATGAGATTGATAATTTAATAGTTAAAACTTTAGCCCTTTATTCACCAGAGGCAAAAGATTTAAGAGAGATGGTTTCATATTTAAAGATTACAAATGAATTAATGAGAGCAGCAGCTTACTCAAAAACATTTGCTAAAAACTTTAGAAAATCATTTTCTCAAGAACTAAATGCAGATGCAATTTTAGAGTATGCAATTCCTTTATTAAAGACATCTAACCTTGCACTTAATACAGCCATTGAGATGATTGGTGAAGATGATGAAAAAATTATTGAAGAAAAATTTAATAAAGTATTAGTTGAAGATAGTAAAACAGATGATTTATATGCAATGATTGAAAAAAATATCTTAAAACTAATTACTAAAAAAATTGAGCTTTCTAAAGATTATTTTGAAGTATTAAGTTCATTAAGAAGATTAGAAAAGATTTCAGGAAGAGCTTCTTCTATTGCTAATCTTTTAGTATTTGCAGAAGTTGGTGGAGACTTAGAAAACGTATAA
- the pstB gene encoding phosphate ABC transporter ATP-binding protein PstB, which yields MSNNSIKIDVNELNLWYGDNHALHNITVPLYENKITALIGPSGCGKSTFLRCLNRMNDLISSVKIDGSVVIDNKNIYDKDVDEVSVRKKIGMVFQQPNPFPKSIYENVAYAPLKHGHVKKGKACDELVEKALIDAGLWDEVKDKLQEPGTSLSGGQQQRLCIARTIAVMPEVILMDEPTSALDPISTEKIEALMLELKKKYTIITVTHNMQQAARVADYTAFFHLGKLIEYDETETIFVNPSNKKTEDYITGRFG from the coding sequence ATGTCAAATAATAGTATAAAAATAGATGTAAACGAATTAAATTTATGGTACGGAGATAATCATGCACTTCATAATATCACTGTTCCTTTATATGAAAACAAAATTACAGCATTAATTGGACCATCAGGATGTGGTAAATCTACATTCTTAAGATGTTTAAATAGAATGAATGATTTAATTTCAAGTGTTAAAATTGATGGTTCTGTTGTTATTGATAATAAAAATATTTATGATAAAGACGTAGATGAAGTAAGTGTTAGAAAAAAGATTGGAATGGTATTTCAACAACCAAATCCATTTCCTAAATCTATTTATGAAAATGTAGCTTATGCACCTTTAAAGCATGGTCACGTAAAAAAGGGAAAGGCTTGTGATGAGCTTGTTGAAAAAGCACTTATTGATGCAGGACTTTGGGATGAAGTAAAAGATAAGTTACAAGAACCTGGTACTTCACTATCTGGTGGTCAACAACAAAGACTTTGTATTGCAAGAACGATCGCAGTTATGCCAGAAGTTATTTTAATGGACGAACCAACATCAGCACTTGACCCTATCTCAACTGAGAAAATTGAAGCATTAATGTTAGAGTTAAAAAAGAAATATACAATTATTACTGTAACTCATAATATGCAACAAGCAGCTAGAGTTGCTGATTATACAGCATTTTTCCATTTAGGAAAACTAATAGAATATGATGAAACAGAAACTATTTTTGTTAATCCATCTAATAAAAAAACAGAAGACTATATTACAGGAAGGTTCGGATAA
- the pstA gene encoding phosphate ABC transporter permease PstA, producing the protein MIKRKNKNKNNPFYDPTLSKRHRSSKRFKRFTLASLLFSIAFLAFFLFDIIGKGSPAFEQAYVNVEVTYNEASMKSYRKAIDRKYNNIVSRAWLRTLPMEMKKNPELMGTKVKMWVLADDQVDQYLKGHYYKLKRKDRVLIDDMKETGDVELKFNKIFFLNGDSKTPEFAGLNSAIIGSILTLIITMLVAFPIGVMTAVYLEEFADDNKFTQTIEVNINNLAAIPSILFGLLGLAIFINLFGMPRSSPLVGGLTLALMTLPIIIVSSRAALRAVPDSIRQAAYGLGLTKIEVTRDHVLPLAFPGILTGSIIGLAQAMGETAPLIIIGMIAFIPDSPESIFQAATVMPAQLFTWAGMPERMYIEKTAAGIMVLLTILISLNALAIYLRKKYEVKW; encoded by the coding sequence ATGATTAAAAGAAAAAATAAGAATAAAAATAACCCATTTTATGATCCTACACTTTCAAAAAGACATAGAAGCTCTAAAAGATTCAAAAGATTCACTCTTGCATCTTTACTTTTTTCAATTGCATTTTTAGCATTTTTTCTTTTTGATATTATAGGAAAAGGAAGCCCTGCTTTTGAACAAGCATATGTTAATGTAGAAGTGACATATAATGAAGCTTCAATGAAAAGTTATAGAAAAGCTATTGATAGAAAATATAACAATATTGTTTCAAGAGCATGGCTTAGAACACTTCCAATGGAAATGAAAAAAAACCCAGAACTTATGGGTACAAAAGTTAAAATGTGGGTACTTGCAGATGATCAAGTTGACCAATACTTAAAAGGTCACTACTACAAATTAAAAAGAAAAGATAGAGTTTTAATTGATGATATGAAAGAAACTGGAGATGTTGAACTAAAATTCAATAAAATTTTCTTTTTAAATGGTGACTCAAAAACACCAGAATTTGCAGGTCTAAACTCAGCAATTATTGGTTCTATTTTAACTTTAATTATTACAATGCTTGTTGCTTTTCCTATTGGAGTTATGACAGCAGTATATTTAGAAGAGTTTGCAGATGATAACAAATTTACTCAAACAATTGAAGTTAATATTAATAACCTTGCAGCAATTCCTTCAATTCTTTTTGGTCTTTTAGGTCTTGCAATCTTTATTAACCTTTTTGGAATGCCAAGATCATCACCTTTAGTTGGTGGTTTAACCCTTGCACTTATGACCTTACCTATAATTATTGTAAGTTCAAGAGCAGCTTTAAGAGCAGTCCCAGATTCAATAAGACAAGCAGCATATGGTTTAGGTCTTACAAAAATTGAAGTTACAAGAGACCATGTTTTACCATTAGCATTTCCTGGAATATTAACGGGTTCAATTATTGGTTTAGCACAAGCAATGGGTGAAACTGCACCATTAATCATCATTGGAATGATTGCATTTATCCCAGATTCACCAGAGTCTATATTTCAAGCAGCAACTGTTATGCCTGCACAGTTATTTACTTGGGCTGGTATGCCAGAGAGAATGTATATAGAAAAAACAGCAGCTGGGATTATGGTGTTATTAACAATTTTAATTTCACTAAATGCTCTAGCAATTTATCTAAGAAAAAAATATGAAGTTAAGTGGTAA
- the pstC gene encoding phosphate ABC transporter permease subunit PstC, whose translation MHSFESKNKSTELKENLIKGALITASVISILTTFGILFSILFEAIAFFELRSFWYFLTGTEWSPGIAGSKFGAIPIFAGTMMITFIAMFVAIPIGLGSAVFMSEYASHETRSYLKPMLEVLAGIPTVVYGFFAAITVAPLIVKAASAIGLEATFNSALASGVVMGIMIIPVISSLSDDVIKAVPDSQRKASLGLGMTQGETIKNIVLPSALPGIISACILGFSKAIGETMIVVMAAGLRPNLSWNPLEDMTTVTVTIVNSLVGDFEFNSPETLSAFALGLMLFVVTLILNIISLSLIRKFKEKYKVNTL comes from the coding sequence TTGCATTCATTTGAATCTAAAAATAAATCAACTGAATTAAAAGAGAACCTTATTAAAGGTGCATTGATTACAGCTTCTGTTATCTCAATCCTTACAACTTTTGGTATTCTTTTTTCAATTCTATTTGAAGCAATAGCCTTCTTTGAATTAAGAAGTTTTTGGTACTTCTTAACAGGAACAGAATGGTCGCCAGGTATTGCTGGAAGTAAATTTGGTGCCATACCAATTTTTGCTGGAACAATGATGATTACATTCATTGCAATGTTTGTTGCAATTCCTATTGGGTTAGGTAGTGCTGTTTTTATGAGTGAGTATGCTTCTCACGAAACAAGATCATACTTAAAACCAATGTTAGAAGTTCTAGCTGGTATTCCTACAGTTGTATATGGTTTCTTTGCTGCAATTACTGTTGCACCTTTAATTGTAAAAGCTGCTTCTGCAATAGGTTTAGAAGCTACTTTTAACTCAGCTTTAGCATCAGGTGTTGTTATGGGAATTATGATTATTCCTGTAATTTCATCATTATCAGATGACGTTATTAAAGCAGTTCCTGATTCTCAAAGAAAAGCCTCACTTGGTCTTGGTATGACACAAGGGGAAACAATTAAAAATATTGTACTACCTTCTGCACTTCCAGGTATCATTTCTGCTTGTATTCTTGGTTTTTCAAAAGCAATTGGAGAAACAATGATTGTTGTTATGGCAGCAGGATTAAGACCAAACCTATCATGGAACCCATTAGAGGATATGACAACAGTTACAGTAACAATAGTAAACTCACTTGTTGGTGACTTTGAGTTTAATTCACCAGAGACTTTATCTGCATTTGCACTAGGTCTTATGCTATTCGTTGTTACTTTAATACTTAATATTATTTCATTAAGTTTAATTAGAAAATTCAAAGAAAAATATAAAGTGAATACATTATGA
- a CDS encoding SHOCT domain-containing protein has protein sequence MLKFKKVLLVTLIVTSPIFAFDFGSKMDQLADNVSNSLFDKAVDGVNNSLEGNSKQPTQVNNTTTTSKSSKMQQLKELVEMKKQGYITNQEFNEQKKIILSQK, from the coding sequence ATGTTAAAATTTAAAAAGGTACTTCTTGTTACATTAATTGTGACTTCACCAATTTTTGCTTTTGATTTTGGAAGTAAAATGGATCAATTAGCAGACAATGTTTCAAATAGTTTATTTGACAAAGCTGTTGACGGAGTAAATAACTCACTTGAAGGAAATTCAAAACAACCTACTCAAGTTAATAATACTACAACAACATCTAAAAGTAGTAAAATGCAACAATTAAAAGAGCTTGTAGAGATGAAAAAACAAGGTTATATTACTAACCAAGAATTTAACGAACAAAAGAAAATAATTCTTTCACAAAAATAA